A single region of the Lycium barbarum isolate Lr01 chromosome 2, ASM1917538v2, whole genome shotgun sequence genome encodes:
- the LOC132627141 gene encoding uncharacterized protein LOC132627141 has protein sequence MEIEADESFKKAGAIPFKWEIRPGVPKLQYSQPSTSPLSHDIPETPRKLRPPPAASFSFQPPNPEPRTRSFRSAPRARSERHYLLTRPSMGVVASDGCFPSNTKKKKKKRSKKTGPEPESEPDYMSDLETVSRWSVSTRKSVSPFRDSLSSSFSSHESSPRQPVSDADWLGFALF, from the coding sequence ATGGAAATTGAAGCGGATGAATCATTTAAGAAGGCTGGAGCTATTCCATTTAAATGGGAAATCCGACCCGGTGTACCCAAGCTCCAATATTCACAGCCATCAACATCACCACTGTCGCACGACATTCCAGAAACCCCACGTAAGCTGAGACCTCCACCAGCAGCTAGTTTCAGTTTCCAACCACCAAATCCGGAGCCCCGAACCCGATCTTTCCGGTCAGCTCCACGGGCACGCTCCGAAAGGCACTATCTGCTGACCCGACCCTCTATGGGAGTTGTTGCATCAGATGGTTGCTTCCCCTCGAacacgaagaagaagaagaagaagaggagcaaGAAGACTGGACCCGAACCCGAATCCGAACCTGATTATATGTCGGATCTTGAGACGGTTTCTAGATGGTCTGTGTCGACCCGAAAGTCTGTTTCTCCATTTCGTGACTCACTTTCGTCTTCGTTTTCGTCACATGAGTCGTCGCCTAGACAACCTGTGAGTGATGCTGATTGGCTTGGCTTTGCTCTCTTTTAG